The following coding sequences are from one Cryptosporangium aurantiacum window:
- a CDS encoding TetR/AcrR family transcriptional regulator, translating into MVRKQRIQPVQERARRMRRDLLDATVHLLESAGAAQLTTTAIAAHAHVSTGTFYRYFSDKNDVLTALREEAVRAISVDLMAGVAAALDLAVEDGVRLIVETLVAAFERHRAVILAMAEANPGGTTANLLPSIEADLYPLATVLPRRHRPDATPEQLDAIVFLSMGVLVSTCLRIALQRPSHVSRDTLVDLAASMVLAGFR; encoded by the coding sequence ATGGTACGTAAGCAGCGGATCCAGCCGGTTCAGGAGCGCGCGCGGCGGATGCGGCGGGACCTGCTCGATGCGACCGTTCACCTTCTGGAGTCCGCTGGCGCCGCGCAGCTCACGACGACGGCGATCGCGGCGCACGCGCACGTGAGCACCGGGACGTTCTACCGCTACTTCTCCGACAAGAACGACGTGCTCACGGCGCTGCGCGAGGAGGCCGTGCGGGCGATCAGCGTCGATCTGATGGCGGGGGTCGCGGCGGCGCTCGACCTCGCCGTGGAGGATGGGGTGCGGCTGATCGTCGAGACGCTGGTGGCGGCGTTCGAGCGGCACCGGGCGGTGATCCTCGCGATGGCCGAGGCCAACCCCGGCGGCACCACCGCGAACCTGCTGCCGTCGATCGAGGCCGACCTGTATCCACTGGCGACCGTGCTCCCCCGCAGGCACCGCCCGGACGCCACCCCGGAGCAGCTGGACGCGATCGTGTTCCTGTCGATGGGCGTCCTGGTGTCGACGTGTCTGCGGATCGCGCTGCAACGTCCGTCGCACGTCTCCCGGGACACGCTGGTGGACCTAGCCGCGTCGATGGTCCTCGCGGGTTTCCGCTGA
- a CDS encoding NAD-dependent epimerase/dehydratase family protein, with product MHVLVLGATGYLGSAAVDRLVDAGHRVTAVSRSGGGAGPVPAADRVPTTAAELAGPGAAGRVTALPTDRVTADRVTADAADRAAAVAADPGTAAAADPGTAAAADPGTAVAADPGTADAADRAAAVAADPGTAAAADPGTAAAADRVTAAAADRVTAVATGRAAAAAADRVTAVAADLTDPGAIAALVTEDVDAVLHTAAPLGDADLPLVDALVDALAGSGRPLVWTSGIWVLGRTGDTPADESTPVAPIVITGPRAQVEERVLAAASRNIRTVVLRPGVVHGRGTGIPAMLVSWARELGHGRWVAPADAPATGGVAADGLASAADADGLAAADGLAGAASANGVAGADGAASADGARGVSGGRGTAAGPRWPLVHVDDLADLYLRALTGADAQGLLHAVAEPGVPAAELARAAAVGAGVEPTAVPWPEEKAAVELGAPFAEALALDQVITAERARALGWTPTRPSAVKDLATGSYAATPERTR from the coding sequence ATGCACGTCCTCGTTCTCGGCGCTACCGGCTACCTCGGCTCCGCCGCCGTCGACCGGCTGGTGGACGCCGGTCACCGCGTCACCGCCGTATCCCGCTCGGGTGGGGGCGCCGGGCCCGTCCCCGCGGCCGACCGAGTCCCCACGACCGCCGCTGAGCTCGCCGGCCCAGGCGCGGCCGGCCGCGTCACCGCGCTCCCCACCGACCGGGTCACCGCCGACCGGGTCACCGCGGACGCCGCGGACCGGGCCGCCGCGGTCGCCGCCGACCCGGGCACCGCTGCCGCCGCGGACCCAGGCACCGCTGCCGCCGCGGACCCAGGCACCGCGGTCGCCGCCGACCCGGGCACCGCGGACGCCGCGGACCGGGCCGCCGCGGTCGCCGCCGACCCAGGCACCGCTGCCGCCGCGGACCCAGGCACCGCTGCCGCCGCGGACCGGGTCACCGCTGCCGCCGCGGACCGGGTCACCGCCGTCGCCACCGGCCGCGCCGCGGCGGCCGCCGCCGATCGGGTGACCGCGGTCGCCGCGGACCTCACCGATCCGGGGGCGATCGCCGCGCTCGTCACCGAGGACGTCGACGCGGTGCTGCACACCGCGGCGCCGCTCGGCGACGCCGACCTGCCGCTGGTCGACGCGCTGGTCGACGCGCTCGCGGGCAGCGGGCGCCCGCTGGTGTGGACCAGCGGCATCTGGGTCCTGGGGCGCACCGGTGACACGCCTGCCGACGAGTCGACACCGGTGGCGCCGATCGTCATCACCGGGCCGCGGGCGCAGGTCGAGGAGCGGGTCCTCGCCGCGGCCTCGCGGAACATCCGGACCGTCGTGCTGCGGCCGGGCGTCGTCCACGGCCGGGGCACCGGCATCCCGGCGATGCTCGTCAGCTGGGCGCGCGAGCTGGGCCACGGCCGCTGGGTCGCCCCGGCCGACGCCCCGGCCACGGGCGGCGTTGCCGCGGACGGCCTTGCCAGCGCGGCCGACGCGGACGGCCTTGCCGCCGCGGACGGCCTTGCCGGCGCGGCCAGCGCGAACGGCGTTGCCGGCGCGGACGGCGCGGCCAGCGCGGACGGCGCGCGCGGGGTGAGCGGCGGGCGCGGCACCGCGGCGGGGCCGCGGTGGCCGTTGGTGCATGTCGACGACCTCGCCGACCTGTACCTGCGGGCGCTGACCGGGGCGGACGCCCAGGGGCTCCTGCACGCCGTGGCCGAGCCGGGGGTTCCGGCTGCCGAGCTGGCGCGGGCGGCCGCCGTCGGCGCGGGCGTCGAGCCGACCGCGGTGCCGTGGCCCGAGGAGAAGGCAGCCGTCGAACTCGGCGCGCCGTTCGCCGAGGCCCTGGCCCTGGACCAGGTGATCACCGCCGAACGCGCCCGCGCACTCGGCTGGACCCCCACCCGCCCGTCCGCCGTCAAGGACCTGGCAACCGGCTCCTACGCCGCCACCCCGGAGCGGACCCGATAA
- a CDS encoding TetR/AcrR family transcriptional regulator, whose product MDDVSGLKSGSATGRRDLPVLGAAPPERADAARNRRRVLDAAARLHAEHGVAGLNMDDVAAAAGVGKGTVYRRFVDKSGLAGALLDDRGRQLHERLLYGPPPLGPGAPGEERLVAFVAAYIEHSVRSLDLVLLSETGTPGGRLAKPVYGFWRLHVEVLLRDAGAPDPRTRAEALLAVLSAEQLQQWTQRDGRTVEELSTTLGHLARSMAT is encoded by the coding sequence ATGGACGACGTTAGCGGACTCAAGTCCGGTTCGGCAACGGGGCGGCGTGACCTTCCGGTGCTCGGTGCGGCTCCGCCCGAACGCGCGGACGCCGCCCGTAACCGCCGGCGCGTGCTCGACGCCGCGGCTCGCCTGCACGCCGAGCACGGCGTCGCGGGCCTGAACATGGACGACGTGGCCGCGGCGGCCGGCGTCGGCAAGGGCACGGTCTACCGGCGGTTCGTGGACAAGTCGGGCCTCGCGGGTGCGTTGCTCGACGACCGGGGGCGCCAGCTGCACGAGCGGCTGCTGTACGGCCCGCCGCCGCTCGGCCCGGGCGCACCGGGGGAGGAGCGGCTGGTCGCGTTCGTCGCGGCATACATCGAGCACTCGGTCCGGTCGCTGGACCTGGTGCTGCTCTCCGAGACCGGTACGCCCGGCGGACGGCTCGCCAAGCCGGTCTACGGGTTCTGGCGTCTGCACGTGGAGGTGCTACTGCGGGACGCCGGCGCGCCCGACCCCCGCACCCGCGCGGAGGCGCTGCTGGCCGTGCTCTCCGCCGAGCAACTGCAGCAGTGGACCCAGCGCGACGGCCGGACCGTCGAGGAACTCTCCACGACCCTCGGCCACCTGGCCCGATCGATGGCGACCTGA
- a CDS encoding LPXTG cell wall anchor domain-containing protein — MADHPDPAPRHSAQERTEHVTPPALSLLAGTSRDTAVILLAGATAVFLALAVALSLLLWRAHTNADTLAARNAAATPSTPDASAVAQPVAPAPTAEVVPGETAASAAQDAEETAHAEETTAEETAAAEETAEATATATAEASATAHATDTTAADPDLATHHYLPVTGTNVSWLLGSGLGLTLAGVTLASYYRRRTPIVCTLVDATAVEALRYVLTHPARRESDPEPQARRVTPADQTGRLQRVADRASR; from the coding sequence ATGGCGGATCACCCGGATCCTGCGCCGAGACATTCGGCTCAGGAGCGGACCGAGCACGTGACCCCGCCCGCGCTGTCGCTCCTGGCAGGCACCAGCCGCGACACCGCGGTCATCCTGCTGGCAGGCGCCACCGCGGTGTTCCTCGCGCTGGCCGTCGCGCTGAGCCTGCTGCTCTGGCGCGCGCACACGAACGCCGACACGCTCGCGGCCCGGAACGCAGCCGCCACCCCGTCTACCCCCGACGCGTCCGCTGTCGCCCAGCCGGTGGCACCGGCACCGACGGCCGAAGTGGTCCCCGGCGAGACCGCGGCGTCGGCAGCGCAGGACGCGGAGGAGACCGCGCACGCGGAGGAGACGACGGCCGAGGAGACCGCCGCCGCCGAGGAGACCGCGGAGGCGACCGCGACCGCGACGGCGGAGGCCTCCGCGACCGCGCACGCCACGGACACGACGGCGGCCGACCCGGACCTCGCGACCCACCACTACCTGCCGGTGACCGGCACGAACGTCTCGTGGCTGCTGGGCAGCGGGCTCGGGCTGACGCTCGCGGGGGTCACGCTGGCGAGCTACTACCGGCGCCGGACGCCGATCGTCTGCACGCTGGTGGACGCCACCGCCGTCGAGGCGCTGCGCTACGTGCTCACCCACCCCGCGCGGCGGGAGAGCGACCCCGAACCGCAGGCGCGACGCGTCACCCCGGCCGACCAGACCGGCCGCCTGCAGCGGGTCGCGGACCGCGCGAGCCGCTGA
- a CDS encoding MmcQ/YjbR family DNA-binding protein, which yields MADADDVRRIASALPHVVEIDSDGFDFRVGNKGFVWSYPEPGRPRRIRTDVAVLFVGDEAEKQALLLGESERFFTTAAYDGLPLVMLRLETVDVERLTELVTDAWRMRAPEELVNDLA from the coding sequence ATGGCTGACGCCGACGACGTCCGCCGGATCGCGTCGGCTTTGCCTCACGTGGTCGAGATCGACAGCGACGGCTTCGACTTCCGGGTCGGTAACAAGGGTTTCGTGTGGTCGTATCCCGAGCCGGGCCGTCCCCGGCGGATCCGGACCGACGTCGCGGTGCTCTTCGTGGGCGACGAGGCCGAGAAACAGGCTCTCCTGCTCGGCGAGTCGGAGCGGTTCTTCACCACCGCCGCCTACGACGGCCTGCCGCTCGTCATGCTGCGGCTGGAGACCGTGGACGTGGAGCGGCTGACCGAGCTGGTCACCGACGCCTGGCGCATGCGCGCCCCGGAGGAACTCGTCAACGACCTCGCCTGA
- a CDS encoding methyl-accepting chemotaxis protein encodes MAGRGGVWAVFDDRSLRTKIASAVLVATVIGAVVGGLAINTVNNLNDEAAAAQTRSIAVLSASGQFAKNIESYGGNVSALRLYPTLASTIKTNMATNESEIDAALDTLGANLTGSAGQKLVEKARSDWSAFLDFMATIQTGGTSTPAEVAAGAAKYNELYGELIADQASVQQQATAASRSAVAKAKDNASSATRTILILLVIGVVVSLYLGMRVANRVRKAVAGVPHVADGLAVGDLTRTSGVTVQDEVGRMASSLDRGISRLRQDIVSLAGNATTLQGAAERLTSVSGAVGSAAEEASTQADTVAAAADVVSGNLQVVSSGSQEMGAAIRDISQSTAEASEVAAQAVQVAAATNATVARLGESSTEIATVVKVITSIAEQTNLLALNATIEAARAGEAGKGFAVVANEVKDLAQETAKATEDIVQRVQTIQSDTSGAVEAIDQISSIIERINDIQLTIASAVEEQTATTQEMNRTLTDAADGAGNIAATIAGVSDATRRTTATVGDTRAAADELATMSAELQGLVARFTY; translated from the coding sequence GTGGCCGGACGTGGCGGTGTGTGGGCGGTCTTCGACGACCGGTCCCTGCGGACGAAGATCGCGTCGGCCGTGCTGGTCGCGACCGTGATCGGCGCGGTGGTCGGCGGCCTCGCGATCAATACCGTGAACAACCTTAACGACGAGGCGGCCGCCGCGCAGACGCGGAGCATCGCGGTGCTCAGCGCGTCCGGGCAGTTCGCCAAGAACATCGAGTCGTACGGCGGGAACGTGTCGGCCTTGCGGCTGTACCCGACGCTGGCGTCGACGATCAAGACGAACATGGCGACCAACGAGTCGGAGATCGACGCGGCGCTGGACACGCTCGGGGCGAACCTCACCGGCTCCGCGGGCCAGAAGCTGGTCGAGAAGGCCCGCAGTGACTGGAGCGCTTTCCTCGACTTCATGGCGACGATCCAGACCGGCGGCACGTCCACGCCGGCCGAGGTGGCCGCGGGCGCCGCCAAGTACAACGAGCTCTACGGTGAGCTGATTGCCGACCAGGCGTCCGTGCAGCAGCAGGCCACCGCGGCCTCCCGCAGCGCGGTGGCCAAGGCCAAGGACAACGCGTCCAGCGCCACCCGCACGATCCTGATCCTGCTGGTCATCGGCGTCGTCGTCAGCCTGTACCTCGGCATGCGGGTCGCCAACCGGGTCCGGAAGGCGGTGGCCGGTGTCCCACACGTCGCCGACGGGCTCGCCGTCGGCGACCTGACCCGCACGTCCGGCGTCACGGTCCAGGACGAGGTGGGCCGGATGGCTTCCTCGCTGGACCGGGGGATCAGCCGGTTGCGTCAGGACATCGTGTCGCTGGCCGGCAACGCGACAACGCTGCAGGGCGCGGCGGAGCGGCTGACGTCGGTGTCCGGCGCGGTCGGCTCGGCGGCGGAGGAGGCGTCCACGCAGGCCGACACCGTTGCCGCCGCGGCGGACGTCGTCTCGGGGAACCTGCAGGTCGTCTCGTCGGGGTCGCAGGAGATGGGCGCGGCGATCCGGGACATCAGCCAGTCGACGGCCGAGGCCAGTGAGGTGGCCGCGCAGGCGGTGCAGGTCGCCGCCGCCACCAACGCGACCGTGGCCCGGCTCGGCGAGTCGTCGACCGAGATCGCGACCGTGGTCAAGGTCATCACTTCGATCGCGGAGCAGACGAACCTGCTCGCGCTGAACGCGACGATCGAGGCGGCCCGCGCCGGTGAGGCAGGGAAGGGGTTCGCGGTGGTCGCGAACGAAGTGAAGGACCTCGCGCAGGAGACCGCGAAGGCGACCGAGGACATCGTGCAGCGGGTGCAAACGATCCAGTCGGACACGTCCGGTGCGGTCGAGGCGATCGACCAGATCTCCTCGATCATCGAGCGGATCAACGACATCCAGCTGACGATCGCGTCCGCGGTCGAGGAGCAGACCGCCACTACGCAGGAGATGAACCGGACGCTGACCGACGCGGCGGACGGCGCGGGCAACATCGCCGCGACGATCGCCGGGGTCTCCGACGCCACCCGGCGCACCACCGCGACCGTCGGCGACACCCGGGCGGCCGCCGACGAGCTCGCCACGATGTCGGCCGAGCTTCAGGGTCTGGTGGCGCGCTTCACGTACTGA
- a CDS encoding acyl-CoA thioesterase, with the protein MFVYPTRVRYMEVDAQGVVFNAWYLAYFDEAFAAFLEFRGLRYPDLVGAGFDTQLVRSEIDWRSGLRWQDDAVVAVSTAHQGRTSFAIDFEVRRGDDEVTCSARTVYVVIGTDGSGKREIPPMLATALGPPAPLR; encoded by the coding sequence GTGTTCGTCTATCCCACCCGTGTGCGGTACATGGAAGTCGACGCACAGGGAGTGGTGTTCAACGCCTGGTACCTCGCGTACTTCGACGAGGCGTTCGCCGCGTTCCTCGAGTTCCGGGGCCTGCGCTACCCCGATCTCGTCGGCGCCGGGTTCGACACCCAGCTCGTGCGGTCGGAGATCGACTGGCGATCAGGGCTGCGCTGGCAGGACGACGCGGTCGTCGCGGTCTCGACCGCCCACCAGGGGCGGACCAGCTTCGCGATCGACTTCGAGGTCCGGCGCGGCGACGACGAGGTCACCTGCTCCGCGCGTACGGTGTACGTCGTGATCGGCACCGACGGATCGGGCAAGCGGGAGATCCCGCCGATGCTCGCCACGGCGCTCGGACCGCCGGCGCCGCTGCGCTGA
- a CDS encoding oxygenase MpaB family protein, whose amino-acid sequence MERIPSSMRNRDEAERRFGPFADEYVRAMWIGDPLADAFVADFDTIGHAAGMKMLRRACRDGVAAVPDAPPSLHALFAQLDAVPDWADLPGTDAATVHAARYVRQSGLALGAASLVSGYANAAASRPLEMTGRYLDNAGARTIEVGSWLSEVAKPGGVDRFSRGFELTVRVRIIHALVRRALSGRPDWDLDAWGVPICQAYLAYTLVEFCMIPIRAMRAIGAPQLPYEERAAYARWRYLGHLLGIHEQMLPRDRAEQERLEAIYLLTRPPVDEYCRTLVGSINRDFLVPEIEGLLPARARGAAPSVVHGLERIFVGDGIADELGIPRTRMTAVIRAVGPVLGAVNGVLDRLPWTLGPRTRAGERYGEQQDARLRAKYDVRHDLVDASPAGGRAHPARPGA is encoded by the coding sequence ATGGAGCGGATCCCGAGTTCGATGCGCAACCGCGACGAGGCGGAACGGCGGTTCGGCCCGTTCGCCGACGAGTACGTCCGGGCGATGTGGATCGGCGATCCGCTCGCGGACGCGTTCGTGGCCGACTTCGACACGATCGGCCACGCCGCCGGGATGAAGATGCTCCGGCGCGCGTGCCGCGACGGCGTAGCGGCGGTTCCGGACGCTCCGCCGTCGCTGCACGCGCTGTTCGCCCAGCTTGACGCGGTCCCGGACTGGGCCGACCTGCCGGGCACCGACGCCGCCACCGTCCACGCCGCCCGGTACGTCCGGCAGTCCGGCCTGGCGCTCGGGGCGGCGTCGCTGGTCAGCGGCTACGCGAACGCTGCCGCGTCACGTCCGCTGGAGATGACCGGCCGGTACCTCGACAACGCCGGCGCTCGCACGATCGAGGTCGGGTCCTGGCTCTCCGAGGTCGCCAAGCCCGGCGGCGTCGACCGGTTCTCGCGCGGCTTCGAACTGACGGTCCGGGTCCGGATCATCCACGCGCTGGTCCGCCGCGCGCTCTCCGGCCGCCCCGACTGGGACCTCGACGCCTGGGGCGTCCCGATCTGCCAGGCCTATCTGGCGTACACGCTGGTCGAGTTCTGCATGATCCCGATCCGCGCGATGCGGGCGATCGGCGCCCCGCAACTGCCGTACGAGGAGCGCGCCGCCTACGCCCGGTGGCGCTACCTGGGTCACCTGCTCGGCATCCACGAACAGATGCTGCCGCGCGACCGCGCCGAGCAGGAGCGCCTCGAAGCCATCTACCTGCTCACCCGCCCGCCGGTCGACGAGTACTGCCGCACGCTGGTCGGCAGCATCAACCGCGACTTCCTGGTGCCGGAGATCGAGGGGTTACTGCCGGCTCGGGCGCGCGGCGCCGCGCCGAGCGTCGTCCACGGCTTGGAACGGATTTTTGTGGGTGACGGGATCGCCGACGAGCTCGGGATCCCCCGGACGCGGATGACCGCGGTGATCCGGGCCGTAGGCCCGGTCCTCGGTGCGGTCAACGGTGTCCTCGACCGTCTGCCGTGGACGCTCGGCCCGCGGACACGCGCCGGTGAGCGGTACGGCGAACAGCAGGACGCGCGGCTGCGCGCCAAGTACGACGTGCGCCACGACCTGGTGGACGCGTCGCCGGCGGGCGGCCGCGCGCATCCTGCCCGGCCCGGGGCATGA
- a CDS encoding ATP-dependent 6-phosphofructokinase has protein sequence MRLSDLQAITHEDLLITRLGQRTVDTPLQELLGNRQESVHYVTETDRVLVDDTLGMAKNRGVEAADLPAFNPGGPRRKLFFDPSEVTAAIVTCGGLCPGLNNVIRALVLHLRHAYGCRDVLGFRNGYQGLADGSEPLRLTPELVRDIHTRGGTILGTSRGNQDPATMIETLVRHNVNMLFVVGGDGTLRGAQTLATEAARRDLPIAVVGVPKTIDNDIPWIDHSFGFQTAYARAAESIQAAHVEASSGVNGIGLVKLMGRHSGFIAAHAALVAQGVDFTLIPEVPFTLDGLLDGVRKKLANQGHAVVVVAEGAGQDLLPPSTATDPSGNRKLVDIGAFLKQQLTEGLSDLPLSLRYIDPGYAIRSVPANAFDAVYCTRLAQAATHAAMAGFTSVMVGSRRGRFINLPIALATKTSNHVDPHGDLWMAVLETTGQPLSL, from the coding sequence GTGCGACTGAGTGACTTGCAGGCGATCACGCATGAAGACCTGTTGATCACCCGGTTGGGTCAACGCACCGTGGATACGCCGTTACAAGAGCTCCTCGGCAACCGTCAGGAATCGGTGCATTACGTCACCGAGACCGACCGGGTTCTCGTCGACGACACGCTGGGAATGGCCAAGAACCGGGGCGTGGAGGCGGCCGACCTCCCGGCGTTCAACCCCGGCGGGCCGCGGCGAAAGCTGTTCTTCGACCCGTCCGAGGTCACCGCCGCGATCGTCACCTGCGGTGGGCTCTGCCCCGGCCTGAACAACGTGATCCGCGCGCTGGTGCTGCACCTGCGGCACGCGTACGGCTGCCGTGACGTCCTCGGTTTCCGCAACGGCTACCAGGGGCTCGCCGACGGCTCGGAGCCGCTCCGGCTCACCCCGGAACTGGTGCGCGACATCCACACCCGCGGCGGCACGATCCTCGGCACGTCCCGGGGCAACCAGGACCCGGCGACGATGATCGAGACGCTGGTCCGGCACAACGTCAACATGCTGTTCGTCGTCGGTGGCGACGGGACGCTGCGCGGCGCACAGACGCTCGCCACCGAGGCGGCCCGGCGCGATCTGCCGATCGCCGTCGTCGGCGTGCCGAAGACGATCGACAACGACATCCCGTGGATCGACCACAGCTTCGGGTTCCAGACCGCGTACGCCCGGGCCGCGGAGTCGATCCAGGCCGCGCACGTCGAGGCCAGCTCCGGCGTGAACGGCATCGGCCTGGTCAAGCTGATGGGACGCCACTCGGGGTTCATCGCCGCCCACGCCGCGCTCGTCGCGCAGGGCGTGGACTTCACGCTGATCCCCGAGGTGCCGTTCACGCTCGACGGGCTGCTCGACGGCGTCCGGAAGAAGCTGGCGAACCAGGGACACGCGGTCGTCGTGGTCGCCGAGGGCGCCGGGCAGGACCTGCTGCCGCCGTCCACCGCCACCGACCCGTCCGGCAACCGCAAGCTGGTTGACATCGGCGCGTTCCTGAAGCAGCAGCTCACCGAGGGTCTGAGCGACCTGCCGCTGTCGCTGCGCTACATCGATCCCGGTTACGCGATCCGGTCGGTGCCGGCGAACGCGTTCGACGCGGTGTACTGCACCCGGCTCGCGCAGGCGGCCACCCACGCGGCGATGGCCGGCTTCACGTCGGTGATGGTCGGCAGCCGCCGCGGGCGGTTCATCAACCTGCCGATAGCGCTGGCGACGAAGACGAGCAACCACGTCGACCCGCACGGCGACCTGTGGATGGCCGTGCTGGAGACCACCGGGCAGCCGCTCTCGCTCTGA
- a CDS encoding amidase codes for MDEYTSYDAVGLAELVRTDQVSPAELLDAALLRAEKVNPQLNAIVADVEPPSSAAENQPFRGVPFLIKDLHQDLAGYPTPGGCRALANTPATTTSTVVQRWIDAGLVVFGKTNTPEFGAKGITESDLYGPARNPWNTDHTPGGSSGGAAAAVAAGIVPAAGASDGGGSIRIPASACGLFGLKPSRGLIPAGPERAEGLGGTATDGVISRSVRDTAALLDVLVGPTDDAPYLAAQPAGRFLDEIGREPGRLRVAVCTASAINPDPHPEAVAAAQNAATLLAELGHDVVELEQQPVDDAALAADFLTTWFVACAQAVEDVKRATGAGDAGFEPDTLLMAAIGRATSPVVFARAIERRHEHTRRLAAFHASTDLLLTPTTAMPPPRIGFFDIPAPLRAGQKAFLATRTAGLLRHTGIVDRLIRENLGWVPYTQLANLTGRPAMTVPLHSTPDGLPIGVQFVGRLGAEPTLLRLAAQLETAAPWADRRPALVG; via the coding sequence GTGGACGAGTACACGTCGTACGACGCGGTCGGACTGGCCGAGCTGGTGCGCACCGACCAGGTCTCCCCGGCCGAACTGCTGGACGCCGCCCTGCTCCGCGCCGAGAAGGTCAACCCGCAGCTCAACGCGATCGTCGCCGACGTCGAACCACCGTCCTCCGCGGCCGAGAACCAGCCGTTCCGCGGCGTCCCGTTCCTGATCAAGGACCTGCACCAGGACCTCGCCGGCTACCCCACGCCCGGCGGCTGCCGCGCGCTGGCGAACACACCCGCGACGACGACGTCGACCGTCGTGCAGCGGTGGATCGACGCCGGCCTGGTCGTCTTCGGGAAGACCAACACGCCGGAGTTCGGCGCCAAGGGCATCACCGAGTCGGACCTGTACGGCCCGGCCCGCAACCCCTGGAACACCGACCACACCCCCGGTGGGTCGTCCGGGGGAGCGGCGGCCGCGGTCGCCGCCGGGATCGTGCCCGCCGCCGGTGCCAGCGACGGCGGTGGTTCGATCCGGATTCCGGCGTCCGCCTGCGGGTTGTTCGGCCTCAAGCCGTCGCGCGGCCTGATCCCGGCCGGTCCGGAGCGGGCCGAAGGGCTCGGCGGTACGGCCACCGACGGTGTCATCTCCCGCTCGGTCCGAGACACGGCGGCGCTGCTCGACGTGCTGGTCGGACCCACCGACGACGCGCCTTACCTCGCGGCGCAGCCCGCCGGCCGGTTCCTCGACGAGATCGGACGCGAGCCGGGCCGGTTACGCGTCGCGGTCTGCACGGCCAGCGCGATCAACCCCGACCCGCACCCCGAAGCGGTCGCTGCCGCGCAGAACGCCGCGACGCTCCTGGCGGAGCTGGGCCACGACGTCGTCGAACTCGAACAACAGCCGGTGGACGACGCCGCGCTGGCCGCCGACTTCCTCACCACGTGGTTCGTCGCGTGCGCGCAGGCCGTCGAGGACGTCAAGCGCGCCACCGGCGCGGGTGACGCCGGGTTCGAGCCGGACACGCTGCTGATGGCAGCGATCGGCCGGGCGACGTCCCCGGTCGTGTTCGCGCGCGCGATCGAGCGGCGGCACGAGCACACCCGGCGGCTCGCCGCGTTCCACGCGTCCACCGACCTCCTGCTGACGCCGACCACCGCGATGCCGCCGCCCCGGATCGGCTTCTTCGACATCCCGGCGCCGCTGCGGGCCGGGCAGAAGGCGTTCCTGGCCACGCGCACCGCCGGGCTGCTGCGCCACACCGGGATCGTGGACCGGCTGATCCGGGAGAACCTGGGCTGGGTGCCGTACACGCAGCTGGCCAACCTCACCGGACGCCCGGCGATGACCGTGCCGCTGCATTCCACGCCGGACGGGCTGCCGATCGGCGTGCAGTTCGTGGGTCGGCTCGGGGCGGAGCCGACGCTGCTGCGGCTGGCCGCGCAACTCGAAACCGCTGCGCCGTGGGCGGATCGGCGGCCCGCGCTCGTCGGCTGA
- a CDS encoding NUDIX hydrolase: MGTPLTPTLHRMAIELAAMAQNGLTYGTDHYDLDRYTRIRALAAELMGLISDGAPAEVEAVLALEAGHATPKVDVRGALFEDDRVLLVREARDGRWTLPGGWADALDRPARAAEREFAEEAGLAVRAVKLAAVHDGSAHNGHSPVAPWHVYKLFFVMERLDDGVPTAGLDGETSDVEFFALDALPPLSTARTTAEQLERMRVHARDRSVPADFD; this comes from the coding sequence ATGGGCACCCCCTTGACCCCGACGCTGCACCGGATGGCCATCGAGCTGGCCGCGATGGCCCAGAACGGGCTCACCTACGGCACCGATCACTACGATCTCGACCGCTACACGCGCATTCGCGCGCTGGCCGCGGAGCTGATGGGGCTGATCTCCGACGGTGCTCCGGCCGAGGTGGAGGCCGTACTCGCGCTCGAGGCGGGCCACGCCACCCCCAAAGTGGACGTCCGCGGTGCGCTGTTCGAGGACGACCGGGTGCTGCTGGTCCGGGAGGCCAGGGACGGGCGCTGGACGCTGCCCGGCGGCTGGGCGGACGCGCTCGACCGGCCGGCGCGGGCGGCCGAACGCGAGTTCGCCGAGGAGGCCGGGCTCGCCGTGCGGGCGGTGAAGCTGGCCGCCGTGCACGACGGCAGCGCGCACAACGGGCACTCGCCGGTCGCGCCGTGGCACGTCTACAAGCTGTTCTTTGTGATGGAGCGGCTCGACGACGGCGTTCCGACGGCCGGCCTGGACGGCGAGACCAGCGACGTCGAGTTCTTCGCGCTGGACGCGCTGCCGCCGCTGTCGACCGCTCGGACGACCGCGGAGCAACTGGAGCGCATGCGCGTCCACGCGCGGGATCGCTCCGTGCCCGCCGACTTCGACTGA